Proteins encoded in a region of the Natator depressus isolate rNatDep1 chromosome 25, rNatDep2.hap1, whole genome shotgun sequence genome:
- the CIMAP1D gene encoding protein CIMAP1D produces MAEVGRRKTPAIAAHETGPGPGQYRLPPTVGFVNHDYTKLSSPAYSFHRRLNNGMYFKDSSPGPCYYVDPQLTRFGRSGGPSYSMLARSKTVAQPQTPGPGRYSPEKAPPVTQRRPPSFTMGSRTKYRQVDPIPAPNSYTLPLLLGSRVPSKPSSPSVTISGRNKHGGFSEDLSQTPGPGHYNRMDPNTYLPRPPAFSIRGRCGAPRAAFRTPGPGTHSPENVTAHRTRAPAYSLGVRHSEFVTPLIVDVSQ; encoded by the exons ATGGCAGAGGTGGGGCGGAGAAAGACACCTGCCATTGCTGCTCATGAGACCG GCCCCGGGCCGGGACAGTACCGTCTGCCTCCGACTGTCGGATTTGTCAACCACGACTACACCAAGTTATCCAGCCCAGCTTATTCCTTTCACAGGAGACTCAACAATGGCA TGTACTTTAAAGATTCAAGCCCAGGTCCCTGCTATTACGTGGACCCGCAACTCACTCGCTTTGGCAGGAGCGGAGGCCCGTCCTATTCCATGCTGGCGAGATCAAAGACCGTGG CGCAGCCACAGACCCCCGGGCCAGGCAGGTACAGTCCAGAGAAAGCCCCACCTGTCACCCAGCGCAGACCGCCGTCTTTCACCATGGGATCTCGTACCAAGTACCGGCAGGTGGATCCCATCCCTGCCCCGAACAGCTACACTCTCCCCTTGCTGCTGGGCTCCCGGGTCCCCAGCAAACCGTCCAGCCCTAGTGTCACCATCTCAGGGCGGAACAAACACGGTGGGTTTTCTGAGGACTTGTCCCAAACGCCTGGCCCAGGCCATTACAACAGGATGGATCCCAACACCTACTTGCCCCGACCACCTGCCTTCTCCATTCGGGGACGATGCGGTGCGCCCAGGGCTGCCTTCCGGACACCGGGACCTGGAACACACAGCCCAGAAAATGTGACCGCCCACAGGACAAGAGCCCCGGCCTACTCCCTGGGTGTCCGGCACTCCGAATTTGTCACTCCACTCATTGTGGATGTTTCCCAGTGA